One region of Miscanthus floridulus cultivar M001 chromosome 19, ASM1932011v1, whole genome shotgun sequence genomic DNA includes:
- the LOC136527563 gene encoding glutathione S-transferase T3-like, protein MAAMEDEEMEKKVQEYLQRKGLRLAEVAVQGDRSRVPTSAPPHMLASMPGGFLSFPPNGHAYFAPPWPPQPPPGSMTQHVALGSQGKPAINVDDGDDVRTEKRLSWKPDEDLRLVRAWLKYSNDPFSGNGKKEQYWGDVLAFYNSTTSTKRTRKVKHLKDRFQKIKRWVGFFCWSLKKAASSDVSEQSDDQLIEKALQFYLDDYKEGPFIVMHCWKVLRDELKWHAILEDLEKSNKRKLGDEGEVGNSTPTPEDTQEKELPIVVKEFKKQCNGKGKARDSDTDLSEAMKKYMDIQAAAKKRHDQFIEIQLRVSDAKVEAARLKREAAMLKTYNSFMSMDTREMTDELKAEHAIGLKLLREKLFGNKN, encoded by the exons ATGGCGGCAATGGAGGacgaggagatggagaagaaggtgCAGGAGTACCTGCAGCGCAAGGGCTTGCGCCTCGCCGAGGTCGCGGTGCAGGGAGACCGCAGCCGCGTTCCTACCTCCGCGCCCCCGCACATGCTGGCCAG TATGCCTGGTGGCTTTCTAAGCTTCCCCCCAAATGGTCATGCTTATTTTGCACCACCATGGCCTCCACAACCACCACCTGGTTCAATGACTCAACATGTTGCGTTGGGTTCACAAGGCAAACCTGCCATCAACGTTGACGATGGGGATGATGTTAGGACTGAGAAGCGCCTGTCTTGGAAACCAGATGAAGACTTGAGATTG GTGCGCGCCTGGTTAAAGTATTCCAATGACCCTTTCAGCGGTAATGGCAAGAAAGAGCAATATTGGGGAGATGTACTTGCATTCTACAATAGCACTACATCGACAAAACGGACGAGGAAAGTGAAGCATCTCAAAGACCGGTTTCAAAAGATTAAGAGATGGGTAGGTTTTTTCTGCTGGTCTTTGAAGAAGGCTGCATCAAGTGATGTCAGTGAACAATCAGATGACCAATTGATAGAAAAGGCTCTGCAATTTTATTTGGACGACTATAAAGAAGGCCCATTCATAGTTATGCATTGCTGGAAGGTTCTTCGTGACGAACTGAAGTGGCATGCAATATTGGAGGACCTTGAGAAATCAAACAAAAGGAAATTGGGTGATGAGGGGGAGGTGGGGAACAGCACACCCACACCTGAAGATACCCAAGAAAAGGAACTTCCAATAGTAGTGAAAGAATTCAAGAAACAatgcaatggcaaaggcaaggccagAGATAGTGACACTGATTTGAGTGAAGCTATGAAGAAGTACATGGATATTCAGGCTGCTGCTAAAAAACGTCATGATCAATTCATAGAGATACAGCTGCGAGTTTCTGATGCAAAGGTCGAGGCGGCAAGGCTGAAGAGGGAGGCTGCCATGCTGAAAACATACAACTCTTTCATGAGCATGGACACTAGGGAGATGACTGATGAGTTGAAAGCTGAGCATGCAATAGGCCTGAAGCTTCTGCGGGAGAAATTGTTTGGCAACAAGAATTGA